Proteins found in one Gigantopelta aegis isolate Gae_Host chromosome 12, Gae_host_genome, whole genome shotgun sequence genomic segment:
- the LOC121385817 gene encoding uncharacterized protein LOC121385817 has protein sequence MDGQSEQYRTLLLPNIEYDPQKMNRKWCNINESGILVNKPSEVKHTDLTSGLQCFKGVTGRMYVPTSGCAFWETDVDCMVRESAELNDVIAEVGICVDEHCDDTTGIFNNEHAWSVMVISCETHNSICLCAYSRIEELCCIPVTDFKINSRLKITLGLLVDIDNATLHIIHVDDNTVVHSIPNIDVSRPLMPMFGVHCPGHFDVKVRVPSDTDLSVNRELLVLLSSLVK, from the exons ATGGATGGACAGTCAGAACAGTACAGAACACTTCTCT TGCCAAATATAGAGTATGACCCACAGAAGATGAACCGGAAGTGGTGTAATATTAACGAATCTGGAATTCTGGTCAACAAACCTTCAGAAGTAAAACATACTGACCTGACTTCCGGTCTGCAGTGTTTCAAAGGAGTCACGGGCAGGATGTATGTCCCGACGTCTGGATGTGCGTTCTGGGAGACGGACGTCGACTGCATGGTGCGTGAATCGGCTGAATTAAACGACGTGATAGCAGAAGTTGGTATTTGTGTGGACGAGCACTGTGACGATACAACAGGGATTTTTAATAACGAACATGCGTGGAGTGTTATGGTCATCAGCTGTGAAACTCACAATAGTATCTGTTTATGTGCTTATTCCAGAATAGAGGAGCTGTGCTGTATTCCTGTGACAGATTTCAAAATTAACTCACGACTCAAGATCACACTCGGGCTGTTGGTAGACATCGACAACGCCACTCTCCACATTATCCACGTTGACGACAACACAGTTGTACACTCCATCCCAAACATCGACGTGTCGCGACCGCTGATGCCGATGTTTGGtgtccactgtcctggacatttCGATGTTAAAGTGAGAGTACCGTCTGACACGGATCTCTCAGTGAATCGTGAACTGTTGGTCCTGCTCTCGAGTTTAGTGAAATAA